The genomic region TGTACTTTACCAAATAACTGcatgttttcagatttttaatttttacaatgtgttgaCAATGTGACACAACGGATAGCTGCTAAGGttaaaccatagactgtatattaatatatacagtaataaCTTGTTAATACTAAAAGTCTATGGGTTAAACTGTTAAACCTGGACCTAGTTAACCAAGTCGGTTcgctgctagcttagctacaagttagcatcaaacaacacaaaggctgtcaggtgaatggtgtttggagctaacgttagcaatcaatcaatcatagatagctaaaacgttttggaaattatttccatcttctgttattgtttgtaatgagaaaactgtattatttcatgtatttcactaatttcagtatgacagttgtgccgtaaaccgtttcactttgagcatgcgcgactcaaatctgcactcgactcacatcggggagtgacaaaaccatagaccgtatatatattgatggacagagcatccggttcggaaaagtgcaaccactgcggaagtaacttaaaNNNNNNNNNNNNNNNNNNNNNNNNNNNNNNNNNNNNNNNNNNNNNNNNNNNNNNNNNNNNNNNNNNNNNNNNNNNNNNNNNNNNNNNNNNNNNNNNNNNNGTGTACGAAcgtgtgtatttgtttgcaaAGTGATATGTAATGTTACTGTACTGAAGCCGTGTTTTTAGGGTAAGTTATCTTGCTTCTAGccagaagctaacgttagcaaggCTAACTTCACATTAGTTACCTAGCGTGAGCTCGTTAGCTCACTAAGTTATTAATGTCAGTTTATAGAAAGCATAACGTCCCAGTGTGGTCCAATCTTAAGTAAAGGATGTGAATTAATTTGCAAAACCGACTTAAATCTCTAGCATTATGTTGTTATAGCCATATAATTGCTCCACATTGttataaataactttaaaagaatcgaataagttagctagctagctagctagctactgtaCGAACGTAACGTTTGATGCGGAGCTAAATAACTGAATGCTAACggctgttaaacaaaaagggtAAAGTCAGAGCTGAAACACACAGCAAGTAAATAAGTTAGCTTTAAAAGCTTAAATAATTTTCGTTCTGAAGTCAACTTGGAGGAAAAGTCTTAAGTGCACAGAGTAATGGAAATGGAAACATCTCCATTTCCATGACAACTAGAAAAGAACAGTTACTAAAGGGATCTTGTGGTGTGACTGTTCTGTTTCCAGTGTCAAGGATAAGCTGTGGCTGTATGTCTTCGTAGGGTTGGAGGTGTACACTGTAGATAATGTTCTTTCACTTCTGCAGGTGAACAACATGGACTCACTGTGGTCTCCACTGAGCCTGGGTGCAGCAGCAGGACTGGGCTGTGGACTCGTCCTCGGTTGGTACCTTCGGGCTCGCTTGGGCCCGACCTCCAAAAACCTAATGGCAGCGATGGGGAACGGCACTGGTGAAGCAAGCGTGATGGGAGAAGGGGGGGAGTTCAAGATGGTCCTGGTGGTCCGGAATGACCTGAAGATGGGTAAAGGGAAGGTGGCTGCCCAGTGCTCCCATGCCGCTGTAGCGGCTTACAAACAGGTTCAACGCAGGAACCCAGAGCTTCTCAAACAGTGGGAGTACTGCGGCCAACCCAAGGTGGTGGTGAAGGCCCCTGATGAGGACACCCTGATTGGTCTGCTGGCCCATGCCAAAGAAGTGGGGCTTCCCGTGAGCCTGATTCAGGATGCAGGAAGGACACAAATCGCACCCGGATCACGCACCGTGCTGGGTATTGGTCCAGGCCCAGCAGCTCTGATCGATCAAGTCACCGGAGACTTGAAGCTCTACTAGAGTCCCAGCTTGCATCTGTCTGACTTGCATACAATGTCTTTGTTGTTAGAACTATTTGCAATATAAAAAGTTGAGCTACCatgagtttatttttataaaacaattgACTTGATTATATGTTAACTACTTTTTGGACATGTATACCTATCACATCTCATTTGTTGACTCTTGAATGGCGGTCTACTCCGTGTTCTGTTCAGTCCGACTCGGGCCCGTCTGAAGACAGGATGCACGGAGAAAACGgatcaaatatttttaatcTCATTAGAAACCCAGGACTAGGACCTGGTCATACAGCAGGAACAGCACAGGTGTTAACTGGAACATTAAAGGGAAACTTCCCTGATTCTAAACCTGCTTTGTGTCATTGCAGTGTGTGTTGTATATGCAGATGACCAGTTGTTGGCTTCCCTTCATGTTGCCAGCATCCAGAGCTCTCCACTCATGGCCACGACAGGCAGCTCCCAAGTACAGACCAGATTTTTACTGCACATGTGTTGTTCCCCACTAATCTCACTctgatttctctttttgttttaagccGCCTTGATATGACAGATGTCTCTTCCACAGAGCCCCCATGTTTCTACAGTAGGCCACTGTGGGTTCTCTACATGCTTGGCTAGGGTACTCAGTTTGTTGCAACCTGAATGCTAGATGGAGTATCCTAGTAAGCCATTACAGTGAAATAATATGCAATAACAATGCCTTACAATTAGATATTGATTACACCTGTATTTTTCCTGCTGTGAATGAgtattttcccaaaatgttctCTTAATACAAACTAAGATTAAAACCTAATCTTACCAATTTACATCTGTAATTAGATCAGTCATTTCATTGTAAAGTATTTATTACTTTAGAATACCATTGACACTGCCATGAACAATAGGATCCAGAACAGCAGGGTGCCGTTGATCTGACAGCTGGTTATA from Etheostoma cragini isolate CJK2018 chromosome 13, CSU_Ecrag_1.0, whole genome shotgun sequence harbors:
- the ptrh2 gene encoding peptidyl-tRNA hydrolase 2, mitochondrial; this translates as MDSLWSPLSLGAAAGLGCGLVLGWYLRARLGPTSKNLMAAMGNGTGEASVMGEGGEFKMVLVVRNDLKMGKGKVAAQCSHAAVAAYKQVQRRNPELLKQWEYCGQPKVVVKAPDEDTLIGLLAHAKEVGLPVSLIQDAGRTQIAPGSRTVLGIGPGPAALIDQVTGDLKLY